Proteins from a single region of Juglans microcarpa x Juglans regia isolate MS1-56 chromosome 5S, Jm3101_v1.0, whole genome shotgun sequence:
- the LOC121266800 gene encoding lactosylceramide 4-alpha-galactosyltransferase-like, with product MKPTLAQTSKTMYECPVKPSESDPFLLFLVRQLQDLKRYVLALILCLPTSLFALILLLLLIYNGFSVFDLHLPFPAKSPAVPANFSPGNSAGESMKKGSSFSSSSSSSYSSKLAASVMYARKEEKPSVILKTQSPLLRKSRFSILPITNSSISRPRRARKHKRKRKLESVPSEVRPIPFSARIENFFAGNSTASCKFRFFMTRISMKSFGDREVLAMESLFKSHPNACLVIVSNSMKSSRGSRVLKPFLDEGFRVMAINPDYDYIFKNTHAEAWFDRLRKGIVDPGVVSLGQNLSNLLRLALLYKFGGIYVDTDVIVLRSFSQLRNVIGAQTIDDETGNWSRLNNAVLIFDKNHPLLYKFIEEFALTFDGNKWGHNGPYLVSRVVSRLSGRPGFNFTVLLPSAFYPVDWSRIRSLFRGPRDELHSKWLLKKLRQIQSRSLVVHLWNRQSRKLEVEKGSIISHIVSDCCIFCNSALYSL from the coding sequence ATGAAACCCACTTTAGCTCAAACAAGCAAGACCATGTACGAATGCCCCGTCAAACCCTCCGAGTCTGatcctttccttctctttcttgttCGTCAGTTACAGGACCTGAAGAGATACGTCCTAGCTCTTATCCTTTGCTTGCCCACTTCCCTTTTCGCTCTTATTCTCCTTCTCCTCTTAATATACAATGGCTTCTCTGTCTTCGACCTTCACCTCCCTTTTCCGGCCAAGTCCCCGGCCGTTCCCGCCAATTTCTCCCCGGGGAATTCCGCCGGAGAGTCGATGAAAAAAGGGTCCTCtttttcgtcttcttcttcttcgtcctATTCTTCAAAGCTGGCTGCTTCAGTGATGTAtgcaaggaaagaagaaaagccATCTGTGATTTTGAAGACCCAGTCGCCCCTTTTGCGCAAATCACGCTTTTCAATCCTACCCATAACCAATTCTTCGATTTCCAGGCCGAGACGAGCCCGAAAGCACAAGCGCAAGCGCAAGCTCGAGAGTGTGCCCTCCGAAGTTCGGCCCATTCCTTTTTCAGCAAGAATCGAGAATTTCTTCGCTGGAAATTCTACTGCCTCTTGTAAGTTTCGGTTCTTTATGACCAGGATTTCGATGAAGTCATTTGGTGATAGAGAAGTGTTGGCTATGGAAAGCTTGTTTAAGTCTCACCCAAATGCTTGCCTGGTCATTGTCTCAAATTCAATGAAATCAAGCAGGGGAAGTCGAGTTCTGAAACCTTTCTTAGATGAGGGGTTCAGAGTAATGGCTATTAATCCGGATTATGATTATATATTCAAGAATACTCATGCGGAAGCGTGGTTTGATAGGCTAAGGAAAGGGATTGTGGATCCTGGGGTGGTTTCTTTGGGTCAAAATCTCTCTAATTTGCTTAGGCTCGCTTTACTTTATAAGTTTGGAGGTATTTATGTTGACACAGATGTTATAGTGCTGAGGAGTTTCTCACAGTTGAGAAATGTGATAGGTGCTCAAACTATTGATGATGAAACTGGGAATTGGAGCCGATTGAACAATGCTGTGTTGATATTCGACAAGAATCATCCTCTGCTTTACAAGTTCATTGAAGAATTTGCACTAACTTTCGATGGGAACAAGTGGGGGCATAATGGCCCTTACCTAGTCTCAAGAGTTGTTTCCAGGCTGAGTGGAAGGCCTGGATTTAATTTCACTGTGTTGCTGCCATCGGCATTTTATCCTGTTGATTGGAGTCGGATTCGAAGTCTGTTTCGAGGGCCTAGAGACGAGCTGCATTCAAAATGGTTGCTTAAAAAGTTGAGGCAGATCCAGTCCAGAAGTTTGGTCGTTCACTTGTGGAATAGGCAGAGTAGGAAGCTAGAGGTTGAAAAGGGAAGCATCATCAGTCATATAGTCTCCGATTGTTGTATCTTCTGCAATTCTGCGCTTTACAGCTTGTAA